CCTTTTGCTTGGAGATCTGCTATGAAGAGAACACTACATCGAGCAACTCTAGGCCCCGTTGCTAAATTAGATAGCTGGAGTATTGTAGTGTCGATGCCATCTGGAGAAGTCGTGGATCCTCCTTATTCTTTGAAACCTTCAGAGGAAACTGCACTTGACCAGGCTTTGGATGCTGATAAGGATGTACCTCCTAAAGCAAAGTCCTACGAAGGAGTGTTCTACAACTACTTCAGCATAGGTAACTTACTCTTTTCAGTATCACTGTACACATTTTATCTTTTTTGAGGTAACACTTGTATTGTTTTGTTAAGGTATGGATGCTCAAGTTGCATATGGATTCCACCATCTTCGCAATGAGAAACCGTATCTAGCTCAAGGTCCCGTTACAAATAAGGTTGTTTATATATATTGAAACTTGGACTTTGTCCGTGTTGCACTGGTTTGGGGTTTGTAATGAGATTATGAATCACACTGCAGATTATTTACTCAAGTTACAGTTGCACTCAAGGTTGGTTTTGCACACCTTGTGTCAGCAATCCGGGGTTAAGGTTAGTATTTCCAGTGAAGAGTTCTTATGAGTTTACTCATCTATCTTTTGTTGTGTTGACATGTTGTGGTAAGATGTATTTTGTAGGGGACTAAGAAACATAATGAAAATCCATATTAAAAAGGCAAATTGCTCCGAGTGGGAAGAGATCCTGATTCCTAAAAGGTACAAATAGTTTAATTACATACAATGGTTAAAAACATTATCATTCACTTTTACAATCTCTCTGTTTTGGGTTTGTGTATAGCGTGAGATCCATTGTGGTATTGAATCTTGATAACTATGGAAGTGGAAGACATCCATGGGGTAATCTGAAACCAAACTATCTAGAGAAGGTAATGTTTTTCTAAAAAAAATTCAGTACACTAATGTTTTGTTTCTTTGCTTGCTCTTCAAGCTTCAACAAAATAGGTTTTCTTTTTCTTGTTCACAGAGAGGATTTGTGGAGGCGCATTGTGATGACGGGCTGATCGAGATTTTTGGTTTGAAGCAAGGTTGGCATGCGTCTTTTGTAATGGCTCAAATCATCACGGCTAAGCACATTGCTCAGGTACAGAAAACACTCTACCCTCGGTCCTGTCCCCGGTTTAGCCTCGGTTTCATCTTGACCGGTTTTATCAATATTTTCAGGCGGCTGCGATTAGGTTTGAACTAAGAGGAGGTGACTGGAAAGATGCGTTTTTGCAAATGGATGGTGAGCCATGGAAGCAACCGATGAAAACTGATTATTCTACTTTTGTGGAGATCAAAAAGGTTCCTTTTCAGTCGCTAATGATCAATGGTGAATGATCTAAGC
This sequence is a window from Brassica oleracea var. oleracea cultivar TO1000 chromosome C1, BOL, whole genome shotgun sequence. Protein-coding genes within it:
- the LOC106322830 gene encoding diacylglycerol kinase 7, coding for MEETPRSVGEASTTNFVVARPSAKTDDAVTMRGCGFGNFGVDREELRRRIVMPEYLRLAMRDCIKRKDSTAVPDHLVLPGAAAATEELAHHAPMVVFINPKSGGRHGPVLKERLQQLMSEEQVFDLTEVKPHEFVRYGLACLETIAAEGDECARECRERMRIMVAGGDGTVGWVLGCVGELHKEGKSHIPPVGVIPLGTGNDLSRSFNWGGAFPFAWRSAMKRTLHRATLGPVAKLDSWSIVVSMPSGEVVDPPYSLKPSEETALDQALDADKDVPPKAKSYEGVFYNYFSIGMDAQVAYGFHHLRNEKPYLAQGPVTNKIIYSSYSCTQGWFCTPCVSNPGLRGLRNIMKIHIKKANCSEWEEILIPKSVRSIVVLNLDNYGSGRHPWGNLKPNYLEKRGFVEAHCDDGLIEIFGLKQGWHASFVMAQIITAKHIAQAAAIRFELRGGDWKDAFLQMDGEPWKQPMKTDYSTFVEIKKVPFQSLMINGE